The Bacillus sp. Y1 genome has a window encoding:
- a CDS encoding 2-hydroxyacid dehydrogenase — protein sequence MKPRVLITRSMPIEIIDRISESCEIQIWNETDIPIPRAVLEKEIEEADGLFCLLTDTIDQALLERAKRLKVISNMAVGYNNIDIQAAKDKGITVTNTPGVLTETTADLTYALLMATARRVVESSNYLRRGDWKTWSPMQLTGQDIYGATIGIIGMGRIGASLAKRARGFDMNILYYNRSQKPELEETYQMKYVELDQLLKDSDYVCIMTPYSPETKNMISAKELAWMKNTAILINTARGGIVNEVDLYDALLAGKIWGAGLDVFEQEPVPLDHPLLTLPNVVTLPHIGSASIQTRLRMANLAVENLLLALNKQTPKHVVV from the coding sequence TTGAAACCAAGAGTGTTGATCACGAGGAGTATGCCTATTGAAATTATTGATAGAATAAGTGAAAGTTGTGAGATACAGATATGGAATGAAACAGATATTCCAATACCTAGGGCGGTTTTAGAAAAAGAAATTGAAGAAGCTGATGGTCTGTTTTGTTTATTAACAGATACCATTGACCAAGCATTGTTAGAACGGGCTAAACGCTTAAAGGTTATTAGTAATATGGCGGTCGGTTACAATAATATTGATATTCAAGCTGCAAAAGATAAGGGGATTACTGTAACAAATACTCCAGGCGTTTTAACAGAAACAACTGCGGATTTAACATATGCCTTACTTATGGCCACCGCTAGAAGAGTAGTAGAGTCATCAAACTATTTAAGGAGAGGAGACTGGAAAACATGGTCTCCTATGCAGTTAACCGGGCAGGATATTTATGGCGCCACGATAGGTATTATCGGGATGGGAAGAATTGGGGCTTCATTAGCTAAGAGAGCAAGAGGATTTGATATGAATATTCTCTATTATAATCGTTCTCAAAAACCTGAGCTTGAGGAAACATATCAAATGAAGTATGTAGAATTAGATCAGTTATTAAAGGATTCTGACTATGTATGTATTATGACACCCTACAGTCCGGAAACAAAAAATATGATTAGTGCTAAAGAGTTAGCATGGATGAAAAATACAGCTATCTTAATCAACACCGCACGTGGTGGGATTGTTAATGAGGTAGATTTGTACGACGCATTATTAGCAGGTAAGATTTGGGGAGCGGGGTTAGATGTATTTGAGCAGGAACCCGTTCCACTCGATCATCCGTTGTTAACCCTCCCGAATGTCGTTACTCTTCCCCATATAGGTAGTGCTAGTATTCAAACAAGATTAAGAATGGCCAATCTAGCAGTAGAAAACCTTTTGTTAGCTTTAAATAAACAGACACCAAAACATGTGGTTGTCTAG
- a CDS encoding glycoside hydrolase family 1 protein, with protein MLHNKLKPFPEDFLWGAASAAYQVEGAWNEDGKGVSNWDKFVRMPGKTFKGTTGDVAVDHYHRYKEDVQLMAEMGMKAYRFSVAWTRIFPNGKGELNEKGLEFYDNLINELKANHIEPVLTLYHWDLPQALQEEYGGWESRKIIEDFTNYSVELFKRFGDRVKYWVSLNEQNIFTMFGYRMAAHPPGVKDDKLFYQVNHHANLANASVIKAFRKYVPDGKIGPSFAYSPAYALTSNPRDIIAAENAEELNSHWWMDIYAWGRYPKAAWTFLESKGLAPQIEEGDLNLLKEGTPDFMGLNYYQTTTFEENPLVGGVSEGTMNTSGKKGTSQDTGIPGVFKTVTNPNLEKTNWDWNIDPHGLRIALRRITDRYDLPILISENGLGAFDKVEEGDVVNDDYRIDYIRAHIKAIQEAITDGVEMLGYCVWSFTDLLSWLNGFQKRYGFVYINQHEEGEHDLRRIKKKSFYWYKEVIESNGGKI; from the coding sequence ATGTTACATAATAAGTTAAAACCATTTCCAGAAGACTTCCTTTGGGGGGCAGCATCTGCAGCATACCAAGTAGAGGGAGCTTGGAATGAAGACGGAAAAGGTGTTTCAAACTGGGATAAGTTTGTTCGAATGCCTGGAAAAACATTTAAAGGGACGACAGGGGACGTCGCCGTTGATCACTATCACCGTTACAAAGAAGATGTACAATTAATGGCAGAAATGGGCATGAAGGCGTACCGTTTCTCTGTGGCATGGACGCGTATCTTCCCGAATGGGAAAGGTGAGCTTAATGAAAAAGGCCTTGAATTTTATGACAACCTCATTAATGAGTTAAAGGCTAATCATATTGAACCAGTCCTTACCCTGTATCACTGGGATCTTCCACAGGCGTTACAAGAGGAATATGGTGGATGGGAGTCTAGAAAAATCATTGAAGATTTTACGAACTATAGTGTGGAATTGTTTAAGAGATTCGGTGACCGAGTGAAATATTGGGTAAGTTTAAATGAACAAAACATCTTTACAATGTTTGGATACCGAATGGCTGCACACCCACCAGGTGTAAAGGATGACAAGTTATTTTATCAGGTAAACCATCATGCAAATTTAGCTAATGCAAGTGTGATTAAAGCATTCCGAAAGTATGTGCCAGATGGTAAAATTGGGCCAAGCTTTGCCTATTCTCCTGCCTACGCGTTAACTTCTAATCCAAGGGATATTATCGCTGCAGAAAATGCAGAGGAATTAAACAGCCACTGGTGGATGGACATTTATGCATGGGGCCGTTATCCGAAAGCTGCGTGGACGTTCTTGGAATCTAAAGGTTTAGCTCCTCAAATTGAGGAGGGTGATCTTAATTTATTAAAAGAGGGAACACCTGATTTCATGGGTCTTAACTACTACCAAACCACTACCTTTGAAGAAAACCCATTAGTAGGCGGAGTATCTGAAGGGACTATGAATACTTCAGGTAAGAAGGGTACTTCTCAAGACACAGGTATTCCGGGTGTATTTAAAACAGTAACGAATCCAAATCTCGAGAAAACAAACTGGGACTGGAATATTGACCCGCATGGCCTAAGAATTGCTCTTCGAAGAATTACGGATCGGTACGATCTCCCAATCCTTATTAGTGAAAATGGTTTAGGAGCATTTGATAAGGTGGAAGAAGGTGATGTAGTCAATGATGATTATCGTATTGACTATATTCGTGCTCATATCAAGGCCATTCAAGAGGCGATTACAGATGGAGTAGAGATGCTGGGTTATTGCGTATGGTCTTTTACTGATTTATTAAGTTGGTTGAACGGATTCCAAAAGCGATATGGATTCGTGTATATAAATCAGCATGAAGAAGGGGAGCATGACCTTCGTCGTATCAAGAAAAAGAGCTTTTACTGGTACAAAGAAGTTATCGAATCCAATGGGGGAAAAATATAA
- a CDS encoding SIS domain-containing protein — MMKEYFQKLRDLLDEVENEEQGKMREAAHEIARCIQNDGIIHVFGSGHSHMLAEELFYRAGGLAPISPILIEDLMLHKGAVESSNLEKKSGLAKEHLSSSNILAGDIIIVASTSGRNPVPIEVAEIARERGAYVIAITSPRYAATQASRHESGKYLFEIADLTIDNHIEIGDTLLHHPKSASGFSSGSSIIGMTIVNAIMAETVQMMLEEGKEPPVFLSNNANDAGSHNQQLIDRYKERIPMLVTNLYK; from the coding sequence ATGATGAAAGAGTATTTTCAAAAACTGAGAGACTTACTCGATGAGGTTGAAAATGAGGAACAGGGGAAAATGAGAGAAGCGGCTCATGAGATTGCTCGATGTATTCAAAATGATGGCATCATCCATGTGTTTGGCTCTGGACACTCCCATATGCTCGCAGAAGAACTCTTTTACCGCGCAGGTGGACTCGCTCCGATTAGCCCGATTCTCATAGAAGATTTGATGCTGCACAAAGGAGCAGTTGAATCATCCAATCTAGAAAAAAAGAGTGGTCTAGCAAAAGAGCATCTATCTTCTAGCAATATTTTAGCAGGTGATATCATTATCGTGGCTTCTACTTCTGGAAGAAATCCCGTTCCGATTGAAGTGGCTGAAATTGCGAGGGAGAGGGGTGCGTATGTCATTGCGATTACTTCCCCTCGTTATGCAGCCACACAAGCTTCTAGGCATGAAAGTGGAAAGTACTTGTTTGAGATCGCTGATTTGACCATTGATAATCACATTGAGATAGGTGACACCCTTTTGCATCATCCTAAGAGTGCAAGTGGGTTTAGCTCCGGTTCTTCTATTATTGGTATGACGATCGTGAATGCGATCATGGCTGAAACCGTTCAGATGATGCTTGAAGAGGGAAAAGAGCCCCCAGTGTTTTTAAGCAATAATGCCAACGATGCTGGTTCGCATAATCAACAATTAATTGATCGCTACAAAGAAAGAATCCCTATGTTAGTAACAAATTTATATAAATAA
- a CDS encoding GntR family transcriptional regulator produces the protein MIKYQQISDEMRKRVIDGFYSTDQPIPDEITLANQFGCSRMTMKRALDILVMEGYLYRKRGHGTFIVKSAIQTNKVNVVGNDSQGLSHLLKGKGQEITSKVLQFEVKFPTEEIASHLSIDLDTPIYDIIRLRTVEGEPYVIEHTYMPTPLIPGINEKILHASIYSYITDTLELTVAGTHKKIRACKSNQMDQLHLRCQKDDPVLEVEQVVYLNNGVPFEYSFSRHRYDKFEFSTVSIKR, from the coding sequence TTGATTAAATACCAACAAATATCGGATGAAATGAGGAAAAGAGTAATTGATGGATTTTATTCAACCGATCAGCCGATTCCTGATGAAATCACATTAGCTAATCAATTTGGGTGCAGTCGAATGACGATGAAGCGAGCTCTAGATATTCTAGTAATGGAAGGATATCTTTATCGAAAACGCGGGCATGGAACGTTTATAGTTAAATCTGCTATACAAACGAATAAAGTAAATGTCGTGGGTAATGACTCTCAAGGTTTATCTCACTTGTTAAAAGGAAAAGGCCAAGAGATTACGAGCAAAGTACTACAATTTGAAGTGAAGTTTCCAACCGAAGAAATTGCTTCGCATCTCTCCATTGATCTTGATACCCCTATTTACGACATTATTCGATTGCGAACAGTGGAGGGCGAACCGTATGTAATTGAGCATACGTATATGCCGACTCCCTTAATTCCAGGAATTAATGAAAAAATATTGCATGCATCGATATATAGCTATATTACAGATACCCTAGAGCTTACTGTGGCGGGGACTCATAAAAAGATACGAGCGTGTAAGTCAAATCAAATGGATCAATTGCATTTGCGTTGTCAAAAGGATGATCCTGTATTAGAAGTAGAGCAGGTTGTTTATTTAAATAACGGGGTTCCTTTTGAATATTCGTTTTCAAGACATCGTTATGATAAGTTTGAATTTTCAACGGTTAGTATTAAAAGGTAA
- the nagE gene encoding N-acetylglucosamine-specific PTS transporter subunit IIBC: MMKYLQKIGRSLMLPVAVLPAAAILMGIGYWIDPSGWGAGSPVAAFLIKAGGSIIDNMAILFAVGVALGMSKDKDGSAALSGLVAYLVVTTLLSTNAVAMLQGIDPAEVNAAFGKIGNQFIGILSGLVAAFAYNRFSHVKLPDALAFFSGKRLVPIMTAVSMLVVSLVLFFAWPVIFTGLVSFGTAFSKLDFIGAGLYGFFNRLLIPTGLHHALNSVFWFDVAGINDIGNFWSGNGTKGTTGMYQAGFFPVMMFGLPAAALAMYHTAKTARKKQVASLMLAAGFASFFTGVTEPLEFAFMFVAPMLYVVHAVLTGISLAVASLFHWTAGFGFSAGFVDFVLSSRLPLANQPYMLLVQGLVFAAIYYFLFRFLITKFNLMTPGREEETEETGEAVSTGHDKFAQMAAVIYEGLGGDANVTSVDNCVTRLRVEVKDMGAVDQAKIKSTGIPGINIVGQNSIQVIVGTQVQFVADEVDKIRKNK; this comes from the coding sequence GTGATGAAGTATTTACAAAAAATTGGTCGTTCACTTATGCTTCCTGTGGCCGTTTTACCAGCAGCAGCTATTCTGATGGGGATTGGTTATTGGATAGACCCATCTGGCTGGGGTGCAGGTAGTCCAGTCGCAGCGTTTCTGATTAAAGCAGGAGGATCCATCATTGATAATATGGCCATTCTCTTTGCGGTTGGGGTTGCCCTAGGAATGTCTAAGGATAAAGATGGATCTGCAGCCCTAAGTGGTCTCGTTGCGTATTTGGTTGTTACGACATTACTTTCAACGAACGCTGTGGCCATGCTTCAAGGGATTGATCCAGCTGAGGTAAATGCTGCGTTTGGAAAAATCGGAAATCAATTTATTGGTATTTTATCAGGGTTAGTAGCAGCGTTTGCCTACAATCGTTTTAGTCATGTAAAGCTGCCAGATGCCCTTGCCTTCTTTAGTGGAAAACGTCTCGTACCTATTATGACTGCTGTGTCTATGTTAGTGGTATCATTAGTTCTTTTCTTTGCATGGCCAGTTATTTTCACTGGATTGGTTTCATTTGGTACAGCGTTCAGTAAGCTTGATTTTATTGGAGCAGGATTGTATGGCTTCTTTAACCGATTATTAATTCCTACGGGGTTACACCACGCGCTTAACTCTGTATTCTGGTTTGATGTGGCTGGCATTAACGATATCGGTAACTTCTGGTCTGGAAATGGAACAAAAGGAACAACAGGTATGTACCAAGCTGGTTTCTTCCCTGTCATGATGTTTGGTTTACCGGCAGCGGCACTTGCGATGTACCATACAGCGAAAACCGCTCGTAAAAAGCAAGTAGCTTCCTTAATGCTTGCAGCAGGATTTGCTTCATTCTTTACTGGAGTAACAGAACCGTTAGAATTCGCATTTATGTTCGTTGCACCAATGTTATATGTGGTTCACGCGGTGTTAACAGGAATTTCTCTAGCTGTGGCATCTCTTTTCCACTGGACAGCAGGATTTGGCTTTAGTGCTGGTTTCGTTGACTTTGTATTAAGCTCAAGATTGCCACTCGCTAACCAACCGTATATGCTTCTTGTGCAAGGCTTAGTATTTGCTGCTATTTATTATTTCTTATTCCGTTTCTTAATCACAAAGTTCAATTTAATGACTCCTGGTCGTGAAGAAGAAACAGAGGAAACAGGAGAAGCTGTTTCGACTGGTCATGACAAGTTCGCACAAATGGCAGCTGTCATTTATGAAGGCTTAGGTGGAGATGCCAATGTCACTTCAGTAGACAATTGCGTCACTCGTCTTCGCGTAGAGGTTAAAGATATGGGAGCTGTTGACCAAGCGAAAATTAAATCAACAGGCATTCCAGGGATCAATATTGTCGGGCAAAACAGTATTCAAGTCATCGTCGGAACCCAAGTGCAGTTCGTTGCCGATGAGGTTGATAAAATTCGTAAGAACAAGTAA
- a CDS encoding MFS transporter, producing MSAEQRKKLIVLMINMFIAIGSFGIIIPILPAYLQSIGQGGTAAGLMIAIFAGAQLIFSPIAGKWTDQYGRRKMIIYGLVGLTASMFIFYAVDTIWWLYFSRVIGGIGAALLVPAIFAYVADITTMEQRAKGNSLISAAMSLGIVIGPGIGGFLTEYGLKVPFLISAIVSLVAVIFSIIVLKESQQEQAEGIHYDDESMVKKLGRSVKMPYFIPLVITLVMSFGLMSYESVLGLFVDNEFGATPQEIALMITATGIISTIVQLFVVDRLVVNLGEEKVLNIFLGVATVGFLLSIFASSYVLFFGITLIIFLATSILRPVLNTLISKLAGREQGFAMGMNNAYMSIGNILGPTLAGLLYDVNIIYPFVLGLILLLFTLMTTMIWVKRSSKHPKLGTPEKV from the coding sequence GTGAGCGCGGAACAAAGGAAAAAGTTAATTGTACTTATGATTAATATGTTTATAGCAATTGGGAGCTTCGGTATTATTATCCCAATTTTGCCTGCATATTTGCAATCGATTGGACAGGGAGGAACAGCAGCCGGTCTAATGATAGCGATTTTTGCTGGAGCACAGCTTATTTTCTCACCGATTGCCGGAAAATGGACGGATCAATACGGTCGAAGAAAAATGATTATTTACGGACTAGTTGGATTAACAGCATCGATGTTTATTTTTTATGCAGTTGATACCATTTGGTGGTTATATTTTTCACGGGTAATCGGTGGAATTGGAGCAGCCCTTCTTGTACCTGCCATATTTGCGTATGTTGCAGACATTACAACGATGGAGCAGCGTGCCAAAGGAAACAGTTTGATCTCAGCTGCTATGTCACTTGGAATTGTGATTGGACCAGGGATTGGTGGCTTTTTAACGGAATACGGATTAAAAGTACCGTTCTTAATATCAGCGATTGTTTCGCTAGTAGCAGTCATATTTTCAATCATTGTTCTTAAAGAAAGCCAACAGGAACAAGCAGAAGGAATTCATTATGATGATGAATCGATGGTGAAAAAGCTTGGTCGATCAGTGAAGATGCCTTATTTTATTCCTTTAGTGATTACCCTCGTTATGAGCTTTGGATTAATGTCCTATGAATCAGTACTAGGATTGTTTGTTGATAATGAGTTCGGTGCGACTCCTCAGGAAATTGCTTTGATGATTACAGCGACAGGAATCATCAGTACGATTGTTCAATTGTTTGTTGTTGATCGATTGGTGGTAAACCTTGGGGAAGAAAAAGTCCTAAATATCTTCTTAGGAGTTGCTACAGTAGGATTTTTGCTATCAATCTTTGCTTCAAGCTATGTGCTGTTCTTTGGTATTACTTTAATTATCTTCTTAGCAACTTCTATACTACGTCCAGTGTTAAACACCCTGATCTCAAAGCTTGCTGGTCGTGAACAAGGTTTTGCAATGGGGATGAACAACGCGTATATGAGTATCGGGAATATTCTTGGACCAACACTTGCTGGATTACTATATGATGTGAATATCATTTATCCATTTGTATTAGGGTTAATATTATTATTATTTACATTAATGACAACAATGATATGGGTGAAACGCTCATCGAAGCACCCGAAATTGGGCACACCTGAAAAGGTATAA
- the nagB gene encoding glucosamine-6-phosphate deaminase produces the protein MKLIEVKNYEHMCELAASYISDKVRANPNITLGLATGGTPLGTYEKLIEDYKHGKTSYKQVVSFNLDEYIGLTGQNPNSYRYYMNDHFFNHIDIDLENTFVPNGTAVDLEQECQNYDEQIIAKGGIDLQLLGIGSNGHIGFNEPGASFESYTHVVELAESTREANSIYFEKMEDVPKKAVTMGIASIMKSKEILLLISGEHKHDALAKLLSGDVTEQFPASILKQHPSVTIIADEAAIGNLKKKEVTYD, from the coding sequence ATGAAACTAATTGAAGTGAAAAACTATGAGCATATGTGTGAACTGGCAGCAAGTTATATCAGTGATAAGGTCCGAGCTAATCCAAACATTACGCTTGGATTAGCAACTGGGGGAACACCACTAGGGACGTATGAAAAGCTGATTGAGGATTATAAGCATGGAAAAACATCTTACAAACAAGTTGTGAGCTTTAACTTGGACGAATATATTGGGTTAACAGGACAGAATCCGAATAGCTACCGTTACTATATGAATGATCATTTTTTTAATCATATTGATATTGATCTGGAAAATACCTTTGTGCCAAACGGAACAGCGGTAGATCTTGAGCAAGAGTGTCAAAATTACGATGAGCAAATTATAGCAAAAGGCGGAATCGATCTTCAGTTATTGGGAATCGGGTCTAACGGTCATATTGGTTTTAATGAACCGGGTGCTTCTTTTGAATCGTATACACATGTGGTGGAATTAGCCGAGTCAACTAGAGAAGCAAACTCCATCTATTTTGAGAAAATGGAGGACGTGCCGAAAAAGGCCGTCACCATGGGGATTGCTTCGATTATGAAGAGCAAGGAAATTCTCTTACTAATATCAGGTGAGCATAAGCATGATGCGTTAGCCAAACTATTATCGGGAGATGTGACCGAGCAGTTTCCTGCGTCTATCTTAAAGCAACATCCTTCTGTCACTATAATTGCAGATGAAGCTGCGATTGGAAATTTAAAGAAAAAGGAAGTTACGTATGATTAA
- a CDS encoding GntR family transcriptional regulator — translation MINKNSPIPIYYQLEELIKDQIEKGDLKPGDALPPEREYAETYQISRMTVRQAFTKLVNDGYLYRLQGKGTFVAERKVEQGLQGLTSFTEDMRARGLEPGSQLINFEVIPAPVRIAKYLSIEESSPVYEIKRIRLADQVPMALETTYISADKVKGLTKEIVNRSLYEYIEGTLGFKIDHARQIIESSVANQIESEYLSIKEGAPIMLIQRNTYLEDETPIEVVKSSYRADRYKFMIDMKR, via the coding sequence ATGATTAATAAAAACTCGCCTATTCCTATCTATTATCAGCTGGAGGAGCTGATAAAGGACCAAATTGAAAAAGGGGATTTGAAGCCTGGAGATGCCCTACCACCGGAGCGGGAATATGCGGAAACCTACCAAATTAGTCGAATGACGGTTCGCCAAGCATTCACGAAGTTAGTAAATGACGGGTACTTATATCGACTCCAAGGGAAGGGTACCTTTGTAGCAGAAAGAAAGGTAGAGCAAGGATTGCAAGGGCTAACAAGCTTTACTGAAGATATGAGAGCCAGGGGCTTGGAACCGGGTAGTCAGCTGATAAACTTCGAAGTCATTCCAGCACCTGTTCGTATCGCAAAATATCTTTCAATTGAGGAAAGTAGTCCTGTGTACGAAATCAAACGAATCCGTCTGGCTGACCAGGTGCCAATGGCACTTGAAACTACCTATATATCCGCAGACAAGGTAAAGGGCCTGACAAAAGAGATTGTGAATCGTTCGTTGTATGAGTATATCGAGGGTACGTTAGGCTTTAAAATTGATCATGCAAGACAAATTATTGAATCTTCGGTGGCGAATCAAATTGAATCAGAGTATTTAAGCATTAAAGAGGGTGCACCAATCATGCTGATTCAGAGAAACACATATCTTGAAGATGAAACCCCCATTGAAGTGGTGAAGTCCTCTTACCGGGCAGATCGCTACAAGTTTATGATCGACATGAAGAGATAA
- a CDS encoding sugar efflux transporter, giving the protein MKKNFISAFKEKVVFIWNIPSFPILFLINTILGFSTSFFIPFSSLFGIDEVGMSNAGFGVFMTILALGGVTISSSVAKYSDTKLSRRKLLIITTFAGIIGYALFAFLRNYIALSLVAFFLLGASAAAVPQLWAYARDALKEAAIPSEHTPFIMNIFRMFFALAWTVGPALGAWLLVLIDFKGLFLFVATGYLLAFLTSVFLLKDVAKQKVVNQESLSVKKSISKPHIFANLAAALLLSAATSIHMLNVPQFVTKVLNGTEMDVGLIFSVPPIFEVPMMIGLGLLATRMDVSLLVKMGFVTAFAYFFLFGFVTEPWQIYPLQILSAAQVSITSGIAISYFQDFMQEAPGTATTLYMNTTQIGSTVGYLLFGLISEVINYDHMITVYTLFAGLACFFMVLYGKERKLHPPAPSNAPSL; this is encoded by the coding sequence ATGAAAAAGAATTTTATTTCCGCGTTTAAAGAAAAAGTAGTATTCATTTGGAATATTCCATCGTTTCCAATTTTGTTTTTAATTAATACCATCTTAGGATTTTCTACCTCGTTTTTTATTCCTTTTTCATCGCTCTTTGGGATTGATGAGGTAGGAATGAGCAATGCAGGATTTGGTGTCTTTATGACGATCCTTGCACTAGGTGGGGTAACAATTAGTAGTTCAGTTGCAAAGTATTCCGATACGAAGTTGAGTCGAAGAAAGTTACTAATAATTACAACTTTTGCTGGTATCATAGGATATGCATTATTTGCTTTTTTACGAAATTATATTGCTTTGTCGCTGGTTGCTTTCTTTCTCTTGGGGGCTTCGGCAGCTGCTGTACCTCAATTATGGGCTTATGCAAGAGATGCACTAAAAGAGGCGGCTATTCCTTCTGAGCATACTCCTTTTATTATGAATATTTTCCGAATGTTTTTTGCCCTGGCGTGGACAGTAGGCCCTGCTTTAGGGGCATGGCTACTGGTTTTAATTGATTTTAAAGGTTTATTTTTATTTGTTGCAACAGGCTATTTACTAGCCTTTTTAACAAGTGTCTTTCTCCTAAAAGATGTGGCAAAACAGAAGGTAGTAAATCAGGAGTCTCTTTCAGTAAAGAAATCAATCTCAAAGCCCCATATTTTTGCTAACTTAGCTGCGGCTTTATTACTCTCAGCGGCTACTTCTATTCATATGTTAAATGTTCCCCAATTTGTTACGAAGGTATTAAATGGAACAGAAATGGATGTTGGCTTAATATTCAGTGTTCCTCCTATTTTTGAGGTTCCAATGATGATTGGTCTTGGCTTACTTGCAACAAGAATGGATGTATCTCTGCTTGTCAAAATGGGCTTTGTTACCGCTTTTGCTTATTTCTTTTTATTTGGATTTGTTACAGAACCATGGCAAATATATCCATTGCAAATCTTGAGTGCTGCGCAAGTTTCCATAACCTCTGGGATTGCCATTTCCTATTTCCAAGACTTTATGCAGGAAGCTCCAGGAACAGCAACTACGCTATATATGAATACCACACAGATTGGATCAACGGTCGGTTATCTACTGTTTGGTCTTATTTCAGAGGTCATTAATTACGATCATATGATTACGGTATATACTCTATTTGCTGGGCTTGCTTGTTTCTTTATGGTTCTATATGGGAAGGAAAGGAAACTACATCCTCCTGCACCGTCAAATGCTCCAAGTTTATAA
- a CDS encoding glycoside hydrolase family 1 protein gives MEYKKENIIGEGFLWGGAVTSFQTEGAWNEDGKGSSIVDARPVKEGQSDWKVAVDFYHRYKEDIALFKELGFNAYRTSISWSRIFPDGEGEVNEKGLQFYDDLFDEMIANGIQPVITLYHFDLPHALAEKYNGFASRKVVDLFDHYARTVFKRYGDKVKYWLTFNEQNLVLTNCELWGVMLEGVENEEALRYQVTHNAFIAHAKAVKSLHEIVPDGKMAGMVTYMTTYPHTCKPEDAIANMKAKELLVDFYFDVFVHGEYPTYVTSDLKSKGIMPVFGEGDAELLKENTVDYLSISYYQSQTVSAEKVDGTKLIEGVIPNPNLEANEWGWSIDPIGLRVSLKDMYARYRLPIFITENGIGVREELNEDQTVEDDYRIEYLREHIKQVKLAMEEGVDIFGYLTWGSTDLISSGGQFEKRYGFIFVNRGETDMRDLKRYKKKSFNWFKEVIASNGENL, from the coding sequence GTGGAGTATAAAAAAGAAAACATCATTGGTGAAGGTTTTTTATGGGGAGGAGCAGTGACATCATTCCAAACGGAGGGTGCTTGGAATGAAGACGGAAAGGGATCTTCTATTGTTGACGCCCGCCCGGTAAAGGAAGGTCAATCGGATTGGAAGGTAGCCGTTGATTTTTATCATCGCTATAAAGAAGATATTGCTTTATTCAAAGAACTTGGATTTAATGCATACCGTACAAGTATTTCTTGGTCAAGAATCTTTCCAGATGGGGAAGGAGAAGTAAACGAAAAGGGTCTGCAGTTTTACGATGATCTATTTGATGAAATGATTGCAAATGGTATACAACCTGTTATTACCCTTTATCACTTTGACTTACCTCATGCCTTAGCAGAAAAATACAATGGATTTGCCTCTAGAAAAGTGGTTGATCTTTTTGATCACTACGCAAGAACCGTTTTTAAGCGTTATGGAGATAAGGTAAAGTATTGGTTGACATTTAACGAGCAGAATCTAGTCCTGACTAATTGTGAATTATGGGGAGTAATGCTTGAAGGAGTAGAAAATGAAGAAGCTTTAAGATACCAAGTAACTCATAATGCTTTTATTGCACATGCAAAGGCAGTTAAATCTCTTCATGAAATAGTACCTGATGGAAAAATGGCAGGAATGGTTACATATATGACGACATATCCTCATACATGTAAGCCTGAAGATGCAATTGCTAATATGAAAGCAAAGGAATTGCTGGTTGATTTTTATTTTGATGTATTTGTGCATGGGGAATATCCTACATATGTGACTAGTGATTTAAAGAGTAAGGGAATCATGCCTGTTTTTGGAGAAGGTGATGCGGAGCTTCTAAAGGAAAATACGGTTGATTATTTAAGCATTAGCTACTACCAAAGCCAAACAGTTAGTGCTGAAAAAGTAGATGGTACGAAGCTGATTGAAGGGGTTATTCCTAATCCAAACTTAGAAGCAAACGAATGGGGTTGGTCAATTGATCCAATCGGATTAAGAGTATCTTTAAAGGATATGTATGCTCGTTATCGTTTGCCTATTTTTATCACTGAAAATGGAATTGGTGTTCGTGAAGAATTAAATGAAGATCAGACTGTAGAAGACGATTATCGCATTGAGTACTTACGTGAGCATATTAAGCAAGTGAAGCTTGCGATGGAAGAGGGAGTCGATATATTCGGGTACCTCACTTGGGGTTCAACAGACTTGATCAGTTCAGGTGGTCAATTTGAAAAGCGATATGGTTTTATTTTCGTTAACCGTGGTGAAACAGATATGAGAGATTTAAAGCGCTACAAGAAAAAGAGTTTTAATTGGTTTAAGGAAGTTATCGCAAGCAACGGAGAGAACTTGTAA